The DNA sequence TCGTACAAATCTTTATCCATAGCGTCGCCAGGATGAGTTTTGTTTTTGATCCCGTCAAGGCCAGCCATCAACATTGCAGAGAATGCTAAGTATGGGTTTGCTGTTGGGTCAGGGAAACGTACTTCGATACGACGTGCTTTAGGCGAAGGTACTACAGGAATACGAATAGACGCAGAACGGTTACGCGCTGAGTAAGCTAGCATAACGGGTGCTTCGAAGCCTGGTACTAAACGCTTGTACGAGTTAGTCGATGCGTTAGCAAAAGCGTTAATCGCTTTAGCGTGTTTGATGATACCGCCAATGTAGAACAATGCAGTTTCAGATAGGCCACCATATAGGTCACCAGCAAACAAGTTTTCGCCGTCTTTCCAAATTGATTGGTGAACGTGCATACCACTACCGTTATCACCAACAACTGGCTTAGGCATGAAGGTTGCTGTTTTTCCGTAAGCGTGAGCTACGTTGTGAACAACATACTTAAGCACTTGAGTTTCATCAGCTTTTTCAACAATAGAGTTGAAAAGCGTTGCAATTTCGTTTTGGCCAGCAGTCGCCACTTCGTGGTGATGCGCTTCAACAGTTTGACCCATTTCTTCAAGTACTAAACACATTGCTGAACGTAGATCTTGTGAAGAATCAACTGGCGCTACTGGGAAGTAACCACCTTTAACGCCTGGGCGGTGACCGGTGTTGCCATCTTCAAAGTGCTTGTCTGAGTTCCAAGATGCTTCATCAGCATCAATTTTGTACATAGAACCTGACATGTCAGTTTTGTATTTAACATCGTCAAACAAGAAGAACTCAGGCTCAGGACCAAAGTAAGCAGCGTCTGCAATACCTGTAGAACGCATGTATTCTTCAGCGCGCTTAGCAACCGAGCGTGGGTCACGGTCGTAACCTTGCATTGTTGCAGGCTCTAAAATGTCACAGCGAATGTTTAGAGTGTTTTCTTCAGTGAACGGGTCTAAAACAGCAGTAGCAGGATCAGGCATCAATACCATGTCTGATTCGTTAATGCCTTTCCAGCCAGAAATAGAAGAACCATCGAACATCTTGCCGTCGGTGAAGAAATCTTCGTCAACCTGGTGAGATGGGATAGATACGTGTTGTTCTTTACCTTTAGTATCGGTAAAGCGTAAGTCAACAAATTTAACCTCTTGCTCTTTAAGCAAAGCTAAAACTTCTGCAGACATGTTTTTAACCTCCGGTGTCATCAAAATTGATGGTTCAATCGATTTGAATTGTAATAATTGCGAATTTATCACTGCTGTGTTGCATCTAGCGAAAACTGTGCCAATGCATAAGTTGTTGAAACTTATGGTTACAATGGGCGTTAGCGTCAATATGGTGCAATCAATCGCACCTTTATGGTGCTAATCTTGTCCGTTTTGGTGCAAGTAGTTTTGGCAGTGAACATCATACCTTAAATACGCAGAGGAAAAACCGTGATCAACTTAAAACTATGAGAATTTGTCGTTTATATGTACAATAGCCCACTTTTTGATTTTACCTCATTATATAAAGGGCTAAACGCCGTGCTAGATAAGTTAAGAAACATCGCCATTATTGCTCACGTCGACCACGGGAAAACCACCCTGGTAGACAAACTATTGCAGCAATCAGGAACGTTAACCACCCGTGGCGATGCTGAAGAGCGAGTCATGGACTCTAACGATATTGAAAAAGAACGTGGTATTACTATTCTTGCAAAGAATACTGCGATCGAGTGGCACGATTACCACATCAACATCGTTGATACTCCTGGACACGCCGACTTTGGCGGTGAAGTTGAACGCGTAATGTCTATGGCAGACTCTGTGTTGCTGTTGGTTGATGCGCAAGAAGGTCCAATGCCGCAAACTCGCTTTGTAACTCAAAAAGCATTTGCGCAAGGCCTTAAGCCAATTTTGGTTATCAATAAAATCGACAAGCCTGGCGCTCGTCCTGACTGGGTTATGGATCAAGTTTTTGATTTGTTTGATAACCTTGGCGCGACCGATGACCAGCTAGACTTTAAAGTGGTCTATGCATCAGCCATCAATGGTTGGGCGACCATGGATTTAGACAATCCTTCAGACAATATGGAACCACTATTCCAAGCGATTGTTGATAACGTTGCTCCCCCTGCTGCGGATCCAAGCGGCGATTTCCAAATGCAAATTTCACAGCTTGATTACAACTCTTACGTTGGTGTTATCGGTGTAGGCCGTATTACCCGTGGTAGTGTTGTACCAAACCAACAGGTTACTGTGGTAGGTGCTGACGGTAAGAAACGTAACGGTAAAATTGGCTTAGTATTAAGTTATTTAGGTCTAGAGCGCCAAGAAACGCAAAAAGCGGAAGCCGGTAACATTATCGCTATTACTGGTTTAGGTGAATTAAAAATCTCAGACACCGTGTGTGATACTAATAACGTTGAAGCGTTAAAACCGTTAAGCGTTGACGAACCTACCGTTAACATGACTTTCCAAGTAAACAACTCTCCGTTTGCGGGTAAAGAAGGTAAGTTTGTTACCTCGCGAAATATTCTAGAGCGTTTACAGAAAGAAATGGTGCACAACGTTGCATTACGTGTTGAAGAAATGGACGATCCGGATAAATTCCGCGTATCTGGCCGTGGTGAGCTTCACCTAGGTATCCTTATCGAAAACATGCGTCGTGAAGGCTTTGAGCTTGCTGTATCTCGCCCAGAAGTAATTCTTCGCACAGTAGATGGTAAGTTAGAAGAACCCTATGAAACAGTCACCATTGATGTTGAAGAAGCGCATCAGGGTAGTGTTATGGAGCAAATGGGCCTACGTAAGGGTGACCTTACTGATATGGCACCAGATGGTAAAGGTCGTGTACGCATGGACTTCCTAATGCCAAGCCGTGGCTTAATGGGCTTCCAAACAGAATTTATGACACTGACTTCTGGTTCTGGTTTGATTTACCACACCTTCGAATGTTACGGCCCACACAAAGGCGGTACCATTGGTCAGCGTCAAAACGGCGTATTGATTTCAAATGCTACCGGTAAAGCACTGACTTACTCTTTATTTAACTTACAAGACCGCGGTCGCCTGTTTGCTAAGCACGCGGATGAAGTATACGAAGGTCAAATTGTGGGTATTCACACTCGCGAAAATGACTTAACCGTAAACTGTTTGAAAGGTAAGCAGCTAACTAACGTACGTTCTTCTGGTACTGATGAAGCACAAACACTAACGCCACCTATCGTATTAACCCTAGAGCAAGCTTTAGAGTTTATTGATGATGATGAGTTAGTTGAAGTAACGCCAGAAAGCATCCGTATTCGTAAGCGTTTGCTAACAGAAAACGAACGTAAACGTGCTGGTCGCCCACCAAAGGCACCATAAGTTAGCGTTTAAAGTTTGATGTTAAAAAAGGCAGCTTAGGCTGCCTTTTTGCTTTAAATAGCCTCGCTAAGCGCGCTGGTATCGTTTGTTTGCTCAAAACGAAAAGCTACGTTTGGTTTAAAACTGTGTTCAATTAGGGTCAACAAGGGTTGAAAAAGCACGGGCAGCTGCTGTTGGAAATGCTCTATAGTGACGTGATAAGCAGCGCGAATTCCGTGGTAATCGATGTTTGGGCTGATGCGAGTCATTTTAATACCTAGTAGGGATAAACTGCGTGCCAAGCGAGGTTCAACCATTAGGTAAGCATGTTTAATACCGCTTTGTTGAGCGACAACCGAAGCCGCGAGGTAAAGGCTCATGCTGATATAAGGAAAGGTTCTTAGTTCTTTCTCGCTAAATGGGTTAATGCCGATCCCTACCGGGTTTGCGCCACCACCATTATCAATTTTACGACGACGAAAACGGCTATCTAAGGCGACTCTAGACACCTCACAAATACTATCTGGCGAAAAATTATTGGGATGAAGTTGGGGGTGATTTATTGCTAAACCACATGCGTCTAACAGCGGTAGGGATTGCGTGCTGCTAGGGCTGATTAGTCTCAGACAACCGGCATCTAAGCCACTATTTAAGTGCTGCACATGGCAATATTGAGAATGACTATCGTATTGATCGGTTTCCATTTTTGAAGTATTGCTCGGCTCAAAATGAAATTCTTCGCAATATACCCTATGGCGCAATTGATATATGCGCTGTATTTCACGCTCGCTGGTTGCCAAGCCGGCTTGAAAATAGCGTTGGTAACGTTGAGCCAATTCTTCGCCTTGACCTTGCTGTGCTTGTTGCTTAATTTCCGGCACGATGGTGCGCAGTATTGGTGGCGCTGCGCTGCTAATGGTTTGATTGCTCACATTAAAACCTAGATTAATCCCTTAAACGACTAGGCGATGCTATCGCTTACTCACTATTTATAAGTTTGCCAATTAAAGGGGGTATTGTCTTTTTAGTCACCTTTTTTAGAGTTTTGTTTGATTAAACTGTGCGGTGGTTCTGCTTATTGGCTTTGAAAGCCTTGGTCATAAACTTAATAGATACAGCTTGAATAAGCTCATATAGAGTAAAGTAAGCAACATTATTGGGTTGACGGGCGCTGATACCTCAGCCTCGATATTGAGCGGGTAAAAATGACATTAAGTGTAAGTAAGAAAGAAGAATTGGCCAGTCGGCTATGCGCTTGATGAGTTAGTCATAACAAAGGGCTAAATATATGAATGATGTTTTCCATTAGGCGTCGGTAGATAGGCCGTTTGCGCCACGCTATAGCATCTATTTTGGTGCTTTGTTGTAGGTAGCGTTGAATAATACGGTATAAATCTTCGGCGTAATCTTTATCGTCAATGATTGAGGTTACTTCAAAGTTGAGCCACAGGCTGCGCATGTCTAAGTTAACGGTGCCCACTAATGCCACCCGCTGATCAATGAGTAAACTTTTGGTATGTAGTAAACCACCATTAAATCTGTAGATCTTTACTCCAGCATCGAGCAGTTGCTGATAAAAAGAGTGACTCGCGTAGCGAACTAAAAACGAGTCATTTCTGGCGGGTAAGATAAGGTTCACTTCTATCCCTCGATTAGCGGCTGTCACCAGTGCCATTTGTAAGCTTTCGTCTGGCACAAAATAGGGGCTAGTAAGAATGATTTGCTGTTGCGCGACATAGAGCGATGTGATTAAAAGCTCAATCACATGGTCACCAAAAATGCCTGGCCCCGACGGCATGATTTGCATCGTCTGTTGGCCAATATTGGGTATGTTTTTTTTAAAATCTAACTGTTCAATTAGGGGGAGGCCATTTTCCATCTCTATGTCGTAAGCCACGACCGCTTGAAGGTTTATTGCCGCTGGGCCTTCGACTCTCAGCATTAGGTCAACCCATTGGCCAACTCCACTTTGTTGATTAAAAAATCTTGGGTCAACCAAATTCATTGAGCCGGTATAAGCCACACTTTGATCAAAGGCCGCTATTTTACGGTGTAATCGCAGGTCGATACGCTGAAATAGCATCCGCACAGGATTGGCGTGTAAAGCTTCTATGATCTGTACCCCCGCCTCCTCAAGCTGTTGACGCATAGTGGATTTCAAAAATTGTCTAGAGCCTACTGAATCAGCGAGTAAGTAAACACTTACGCCGCGTTGTGCAGCTTGTGCTAATGCTTCTAGTAGAGGGTTGACTAAACCTCCTAGATGTACAATGTAAAACTCCATATAAATGGTTGAGGTAGCTGCTTCTATATCTTGGCTTATTGCACTGAGTGCAGCTAAGGAGTTGTCAAAATTTCTAAGTTGATTGCCCCCCAAAATAGGTAGGCCTAATAAGCGATGAGTCAAATTGTTTAGGGGTTTTGCTTGGCGTGAACAGGCTTCTTTGACAACATGAGGTGAGCGGTTAAATTGGCCGATGCTTTGCTTATACTTTATTTCCATTAAGCGGGCGCGTTTCACCCTAAATCGTCCGAGGTAGCGTTCGCCGAATAGCTGATAACAAATAATACCGAATAGAGGAAGAGTGAAAATCAACAGTAGCCAGGTGAGTGTAACACCCACTGGGCGGCGCCTAAGTACCACTTGTAATGCCACCGCAAAGATAAGCAATACGTATAAAATAAAACCGACATTCACGAACAATAGGTCTATCACCTTCGCTCACCATCAGTGCAAAATTAAAGCTTAACCTAACATGCCAGCTTATGCTTACAAAAAAGCCGCTATCCTAAAGTGATTAGGATAGCGGCTATCGATAACAAGTTGGTGAGTTAATTGCCCTTAGTTATCTAAGGTGTCTGTAGCAACCTTGTAGTTGGGATCTTCGATTAAGTTGACTTCCACTACACTGCCAGCCTTACTGAGAAGCTTACGACACTCTGAGCTCAGGTGCTTAAGGTGTAGCGTTTTACCTGCTTTTTCATAACGCTCTGCGAGGGTATCAATGGCCTCAATAGCAGAGTGATCACTGACTCTTGATTTAGCGAAGTCTATCACTACGTCTTTTGGGTCGTTAGCTGGGTTAAATAAGTCTAAGAAGTTGGCTGCTGAACCAAAAAATAATGGCCCATCAAGCTCATACACTTTGTGGTCTTCATCGACACTCGTTGTAGTGACATAAATGTGTTTTGCATGCTGCCAAGCAAATACTAAGGCTGAGACAATCACACCGATAACTACCGCTACCGCGAGGTCAGTAAATACTGTGACAACCGATACCAATACAATCACAAAGAAGTCGGCTTTAGGCACCTTGTTAATCATCCGTAGACTGGCCCATTCGAAGGTACCTAACACCACCATAAACATCACACCGACTAAGGCAGCTAATGGGATCATTTCAATCAAGGAAGAACCAAATAAAATGAAACCTAATAGTGCCAAAGCAGCGGTAATGCCTGAGAGACGTCCACGCCCACCAGAGCGAATGTTGATCATACTTTGACCAATCATGGCACAGCCACCCATACCACCAAAAAATCCGGTCGTTACGTTGGCAACACCTTGGCCTATACATTCTTTGTTGCCGTGGCCGCGCGTGCCGGTCATTTCATCCACTACCGTCAAGGTTAGTAGCGATTCAATTAAGCCAATCGCCGCTAGTACTAGCGCATAAGGGAAGATAATTTGCAGTGTCTCAAGGTTGAATGGAACGCTAGGAATAGAGAACGCTGGTAAGCCACCAGCAATAGTGGCATTTACATCACCGGTCATACTGCGTACAAAATCAACCACGGTACGGGTGTCTAAACCGAGCAGATGCACCGCTAAGGTGACTCCTACAATCGCTACCAATGAAGCCGGTACAGCATTGGTGAGCTTAGGAAGAAAGTGAATCGTTCCCATGGTTGCCGCGACTAGACCTAACATGATCCATAACTGGCTACCTTGCATCCACTCCATTTCGCCAAAGGCATTTGGTATTTGAAATTGACTGAGCTGGGCTAAGAAAATAACGATGGCTAAGCCATTTACAAAACCCAGCATTACCGGGTGTGGCACCATTCGAATAAACTTACCAAGGTGGAATACCCCGGCCAATACTTGCAGGATACCCATCAACACTACCGTGGCAAACAGGTACTCAACACCATGGTCTGCCACAAGCGCTACCATCACTACCGCTAGGGCACCGGTTGCGCCAGAAATCATACCTGGGCGGCCGCCTATGACAGCAGTAATGAGTCCAACCATGAAGGCTGCATATAAGCCCACCAATGGTTCTACGCCTGCCACAAAAGCGAAAGCAACGGCCTCTGGAACTAGGGCTAGTGCTACAGTTAAACCAGAGAGCAGGTCATTTTTAACCGTGGCTCCGCGAAATTTTGGAAATTCAAACATGGTTCTATGAATCCATTAAAGAACGAAAAGAAATGGGGCGGGAGTCTACCACTTAATGTGATTCAGTTCAAAAAAACGTCAGCTTTTGTTCAGTTTAATTTAGCGATAAATACTGATTAATTGTTGTAATGCGGTAGCTGAATAATTACCGTAGTTAGCTGTTAAGTGATTATTTATTAGGGAGTAATAAAAATCATGAATGCCTTACTACAAATCAGTAAATGGCAGTCGGGTTTAGCATTGGCTAAATCTTTTAGTTATTTTCTCTTTTCAAGAATGAAGCAAGATAAACTCACCATGATTGCTGGGTCGCTTGCTTATGTCAGTTTATTGTCACTGGTACCTTTAGTGGCGGTCACTTTTTCTATTATTAGTGCGTTTCCAGTGTTTTCTGGTTTTCAAACATTGATCGAAGATTTTGTCTTTAACAACTTTGTGCCAGCATCAGGAGAAGTGGTTAAACAAAGCTTACGCGGGTTTGTGGAAAATGCATCGCGGATGACTGCCGTGGGGATTGGTGCCTTAGCGGTGGTGGCTCTGATGCTAATATCGGCAATCGATAAAAGCATAAACATGATTTGGCGGGTCAAGATCTCTCGACGCTGGCACGGTGCGTTTCCCATTTATTGGATGATTTTAACGCTTGGGCCTTTATTGATGGGAGGGAGTTTAGCGCTCAGCTCCTATATATTCTCAATCCAAGTGTTTTCCGATGAAACCTTGCTGGGTATTTGGAATCAATTACTGCGCGTTGTTCCGCTGATGTTCTCTATTGGCGCATTTTGTATTCTTTACTTACTGGTGCCTAACAAATCAATTCGATTCTTACATGGCTTAGCGGGGGCGGTGGTCGCTGCCTTATTATTTGAGCTGTGTAAGCGAGGGTTTGCTTTTTATGTCTCCTCTTTTCCTTCTTACCAAGTCATTTATGGGGCATTAGCCAGTATTCCAATTTTGTTTGTGTGGGTTTATTTGAGTTGGATAGTGGTATTGATTGGGGCTGAGATTACCGCCGCTTTAGGCGAGTTTGAGTCAGAGCATCCCCCCTTAACCACAGAGTTCGAGGAGAAATAATGATTGCTTTAATACAACGGGTAAAACAAGCAAGTGTTAGCATCGGCGGTGAAACCACCGCGAACATTGAATCAGGTTTGTTAGTCTTGCTAGGTGTTGAACAAGCGGATGATTACCAAAAAGCCATTAAGTTGTGTGAAAAGGTCATCAAGTATCGAGTGTTTAGCGATGAACAAGGTAAAACCAACCTCAATGTGCAGCAGGCAGGTGGAAGCTTATTAGTGGTTTCACAATTTACTTTGGTGGCTGAAACCGACAAGGGATTACGGCCTGGCTTTTCTAAAGCGGCCACGCCAGAGCAAGCAGAGCATTTGTATCAGTTTTATGTTGATGCCTGTAAAGAACGAGGCCTAGAAACTCAGACGGGGTCGTTTGGCGCTGACATGCAAGTTTCACTGGTGAATGATGGGCCAATGACTTTTTGGTTAAAGGTTTAAGTTTCATTGATTAAAGTAAACTTTGCGGCGCCTCACAGAACCCGTTTGGACGTATCAATGGTAATTGACAGTAATGACTTTTATCAGTCATATTGTCAGAAAGCGCTTTCACGAAACCCTGTGGTTCACTTATAAATTCCCTATTTTGTGATTGTGCGAGCGCTTACATAATTAAAAGGCTGAATGAAAAATGGCGACAATCAAGGAAGTCTCTGATTTAGCTGGGGTCTCTCAGGCCACGGTTTCCAGAGTGATGAATGGCAACAACAAAGTATCGACTGAGAATCGAGACCGTGTCGTTGCCGCCATGGATAAACTGGGTTACCAGCCTAATTCATTTGCTCAAGCTTTGGCGACTAATCGTTCATACAGTATTGGTATCGTAGTGGGTACCTTGTCGGGTCCGTTTTATGGGCCGATGATGGAAAGTATTGAATCGGTATTACGCAACGAAGGCCAACACTTAATTGCGACCAGCGGGCATGATGATATCGATCAAGAGCGAGACGCAGTGCGTTTCCTTAAGTCTCGTCGGGTTGATGCTATCTTGCTAGTGGTTCAGGCAATGAGCGATGATGAGCTGATCGAGTTGTGTCAGCGCGACCAAAATATATTTGTACTTAACCGTTATGTGCCTGAACTAGCAAATCGCTGTATTTATCTGAATAACGAACTGGGTGGCTATTTGGCTACCAAACATTTAATTGATTTAGGCCACACCAAAATCGCATCGATTACCGGCCCCTTAGTGCATTTGGATGCACGTGAACGTTTACAAGGTTATCGTAACGCGCTTAGCGAAGCGGGTATTGAATATGATCCGCAATTAATCGTTGAAGGTTTGTATCAAGAAGATGGTGGCAATAAAGCCGCCGCGAAATTGTTTCAACGTGGTGTAGATTTTACTGGCGTGGTTTGCGGTAACGACAATATCGCGATTGGGGTTTACGATGTGTTGTCTTTGGACGATGAGTCACCCGCAGAGCGTATCTCGGTGGTGGGTTACGATGATATGTTTTACTCGCGTTACCTTAGGCCCAAAATGACTACGATTCGTTTTCCTATTGAACAAATGGGGACTATTGCTGCCAATATGGTGTTGCAAAACTTGTCTAATATCGACCTAGTGAAAGGGGTTCAGCTAGAACCTGTTCTCGTTGTTCGTGAATCTACCGCTCCTCCCAAGAGTTAATCTAAATCACCGTGAGGAATTAAATATGCATCGACAATCTGCCTAATCATTTAATTCCTTGCCTTGTTTTAGTCCTGCGCTTAGCCAAGAGCCTAAGACTAAAATTAGTCAGTAGTACTAGCCTTGCTAGTCACCGTATCTTTTCATGTTCCAGCGATAACTCGCCTCTTTGAGCTGTGGTTATCTTGTTTACGAGGTTTTTATGTCTTTTGATTTTCCCGAGTCTTCACCTTTTCGTCGTTCAGACTTTGTCTTTGGCGTTGCCACCGCCGCTTTCCAGATCGAAGGAGCAAACCAAGAGGATCAACGTTGTGAATCCATTTGGGACCGTTTCTGCGCCACTCCAGGTAAAGTGGTTAATGGTGATGACGGCAGCATAGCGTGTGACCATTATCATCGTTGGGAACAAGACTTAGAGATGATCGCAGAACTTGGCGTAGATGCTTATCGTTTGTCGATAGCATGGCCACGTATTATGCCAGTAGAAGGGCAAGTAAACAGTACTGGTATCGCGTTCTATCAGCGCCTAATTACTAAGCTAAATGAGCTGGGCATCAAACCGTTTGTTACGCTTTACCATTGGGATCTTCCACAGTATTTAGAAGACCGAGGTGGCTGGTTAAACCGTGAAACCGCATACAAATTCGCAGAGTTTGCCGACATAATGACTAAAGCTTTAGGTGATCAGGTTACCAGTTATGCCACCTTTAATGAGCCGCTATGTAGCGCCTTTTTAGGTTACCGTTTTGGGGATCACGCTCCAGGTTTGAAGGATGACAAATTTGGTTTTCAGGCTGCCCACCATTTGTTACTTGCTCACGGCTTAGCGTTACCAAAAATGCGCGCTAATGCGCCTAAGGCAGACCATGGCATCGTGCTTAATTTTGCTCCTGCCTATCCTTTAGATCCAAATAACCAGGCCGACATTGATGCAGCTGATTTTGATGAGCAGCAAGGTATACACTGGTTTTTGCAACCATTAATGGAAGCGACATACCCAGAAGCCATTCGTCAGCAGCAACCGTTATGGTGGCCAACCATTTTACCTGGTGATTTGGAACTGATTGCGGCACCCATCGACTTTCTTGGTATCAACTATTACACCCGCCATGTGATTAAAGCCGGAGAGCACGGCCCTGAGCATGTGCGCTTAGAGGGTGTTGAACGGACTGATATGGGCTGGGAAGTGTGTCCAGAAGCATTTAGCCATTTATTGATTAAACTGCATCAACGTTATGATTTACCACCCATTTTTATCACTGAAAATGGCATGGCTAGTGCCGACAGCCTGCAAGATGGCGAAGTGGTTGATCAGCAACGTTGTGACTATTACCAGCGCCACTTAGATGCTGTAGCGGTGGCTATTGAGCAAGGCGTTGATTTACGCGGTTACTTTGCTTGGAGCTTAATGGACAACTTTGAATGGGCCTACGGCTACGATAAACGATTTGGCTTAGTCTATGTTGACTATGCTTCACAGCAGCGAGTATTTAAACAAAGTGCTAAGTACTTTCAACAATTTTTAAAACAACGTAAAGGGATATAAGCATGGCTTCACTATCATTCAAAGATCTACGTAAGAGCTACGGGAAAGTTGAAATCGTAAAAGGTTTCAACTTAGATATGGGTGATGGTGAATTTGTGGTATTGCTCGGCGCCTCGGGTTGTGGCAAATCTACCATTCTGCGAATGGTGGCGGGCTTAGAGACGATCACCTCGGGAGACATCTCCATGGGGGAAAAGTGTCTTAATACGGTTGACCCTAAAGATCGTGATTTAGCGATGGTGTTCCAAAGCTACGCTTTATACCCCCATATGACGGTGTACGAAAATATTGCCTTTGGTCTTAAAATGCAGGGTAAAAATAAGCTTGAGATAAAAAAATCGGTCGACTGGGCGGCAGAAATGCTGCAATTAACCGATTATTTAGATCGACGACCTAAGCAGTTATCGGGTGGTCAACGTCAACGGGTAGCGATGGGGCGAGCCATGGTGCGCACACCTAAACTATTTCTATTTGATGAACCCTTGTCTAACCTTGATGCTAAGCTTCGCGGAAAAATGCGTGCTGAGATAAAAGACATGCACCATAAGTTAGGTGTCACTACTTTATACGTAACGCATGACCAAGTAGAAGCCATGACCTTAGCTGACCGTATTGTGGTGATGAATAAAGGTATTACCGCCCAAATTGGTACGCCCTACGAGGTGTTTACTCAACCGGCGAATAAGTTTGTGGCCAGTTTTATTGGTTCACCTACGATGAATATGATCCCCGCTACGGTTAACCAAGAGCAAGAGGGCTGGACTTTATCGTTGAGCGATCAAAAAATTGATTTACCTGCGAAGTTTTTAGGCAAGGTGACTAATGGTCAAGCGGTCACTCTTGGGGTACGCCCTAACGATATACACTTACATCAGCACCAACTGGAAGCTGGGCATGGTATTGAAGCTAAGTGTAAGCTGATTGATCATGAGCTGCTCGGAGCAACGATGCTGATTAAGGCGGAGCTGGGCGGTGAACAAATAATCATAGAAACTCCAGCAGAGCATGGTTCGCTAGAGGGGGCTATCAATGTGTATTTGGATAGTCAGTTCTTACATATGTTCGATATAGAGAGCCAGCTTTCTCTCGCATAATACAAGATTGGTGAAATTATAACGCCATTAAAAAAGCCAGCGTCACTGACGCTGGCTTTTTTGTGGTGGGCTGATTTATCCCATTACCACTTCAACGGTATGTGTACCGTCGGTCATTATTGGCAGAATTTGTCCGTCAATTAGCTCACCATTTACGCTAATACTGGCAACGCCTTTGCTCACATTGTTGGGGTTAGTCACCTTGATTTGGTATAACGCGCCGCGGTAGTGACGTTTTACGCTGAAGCCATCCCAAGCAGATGGAATGCAGGGATCAATTTCTAAACCGTGTAAGCTTGGTTTAACCC is a window from the Agarivorans sp. TSD2052 genome containing:
- the glnA gene encoding glutamate--ammonia ligase; translated protein: MSAEVLALLKEQEVKFVDLRFTDTKGKEQHVSIPSHQVDEDFFTDGKMFDGSSISGWKGINESDMVLMPDPATAVLDPFTEENTLNIRCDILEPATMQGYDRDPRSVAKRAEEYMRSTGIADAAYFGPEPEFFLFDDVKYKTDMSGSMYKIDADEASWNSDKHFEDGNTGHRPGVKGGYFPVAPVDSSQDLRSAMCLVLEEMGQTVEAHHHEVATAGQNEIATLFNSIVEKADETQVLKYVVHNVAHAYGKTATFMPKPVVGDNGSGMHVHQSIWKDGENLFAGDLYGGLSETALFYIGGIIKHAKAINAFANASTNSYKRLVPGFEAPVMLAYSARNRSASIRIPVVPSPKARRIEVRFPDPTANPYLAFSAMLMAGLDGIKNKTHPGDAMDKDLYDLPAEEAAAIPQVATSLENALACLDADREFLTAGGVFSDDYIDSYIALKSADVERINMTTHPVEFELYYSV
- the typA gene encoding translational GTPase TypA, producing the protein MLDKLRNIAIIAHVDHGKTTLVDKLLQQSGTLTTRGDAEERVMDSNDIEKERGITILAKNTAIEWHDYHINIVDTPGHADFGGEVERVMSMADSVLLLVDAQEGPMPQTRFVTQKAFAQGLKPILVINKIDKPGARPDWVMDQVFDLFDNLGATDDQLDFKVVYASAINGWATMDLDNPSDNMEPLFQAIVDNVAPPAADPSGDFQMQISQLDYNSYVGVIGVGRITRGSVVPNQQVTVVGADGKKRNGKIGLVLSYLGLERQETQKAEAGNIIAITGLGELKISDTVCDTNNVEALKPLSVDEPTVNMTFQVNNSPFAGKEGKFVTSRNILERLQKEMVHNVALRVEEMDDPDKFRVSGRGELHLGILIENMRREGFELAVSRPEVILRTVDGKLEEPYETVTIDVEEAHQGSVMEQMGLRKGDLTDMAPDGKGRVRMDFLMPSRGLMGFQTEFMTLTSGSGLIYHTFECYGPHKGGTIGQRQNGVLISNATGKALTYSLFNLQDRGRLFAKHADEVYEGQIVGIHTRENDLTVNCLKGKQLTNVRSSGTDEAQTLTPPIVLTLEQALEFIDDDELVEVTPESIRIRKRLLTENERKRAGRPPKAP
- a CDS encoding PEP-CTERM/exosortase system-associated acyltransferase gives rise to the protein MSNQTISSAAPPILRTIVPEIKQQAQQGQGEELAQRYQRYFQAGLATSEREIQRIYQLRHRVYCEEFHFEPSNTSKMETDQYDSHSQYCHVQHLNSGLDAGCLRLISPSSTQSLPLLDACGLAINHPQLHPNNFSPDSICEVSRVALDSRFRRRKIDNGGGANPVGIGINPFSEKELRTFPYISMSLYLAASVVAQQSGIKHAYLMVEPRLARSLSLLGIKMTRISPNIDYHGIRAAYHVTIEHFQQQLPVLFQPLLTLIEHSFKPNVAFRFEQTNDTSALSEAI
- the cls gene encoding cardiolipin synthase, which gives rise to MIDLLFVNVGFILYVLLIFAVALQVVLRRRPVGVTLTWLLLIFTLPLFGIICYQLFGERYLGRFRVKRARLMEIKYKQSIGQFNRSPHVVKEACSRQAKPLNNLTHRLLGLPILGGNQLRNFDNSLAALSAISQDIEAATSTIYMEFYIVHLGGLVNPLLEALAQAAQRGVSVYLLADSVGSRQFLKSTMRQQLEEAGVQIIEALHANPVRMLFQRIDLRLHRKIAAFDQSVAYTGSMNLVDPRFFNQQSGVGQWVDLMLRVEGPAAINLQAVVAYDIEMENGLPLIEQLDFKKNIPNIGQQTMQIMPSGPGIFGDHVIELLITSLYVAQQQIILTSPYFVPDESLQMALVTAANRGIEVNLILPARNDSFLVRYASHSFYQQLLDAGVKIYRFNGGLLHTKSLLIDQRVALVGTVNLDMRSLWLNFEVTSIIDDKDYAEDLYRIIQRYLQQSTKIDAIAWRKRPIYRRLMENIIHIFSPLL
- a CDS encoding SulP family inorganic anion transporter, with protein sequence MFEFPKFRGATVKNDLLSGLTVALALVPEAVAFAFVAGVEPLVGLYAAFMVGLITAVIGGRPGMISGATGALAVVMVALVADHGVEYLFATVVLMGILQVLAGVFHLGKFIRMVPHPVMLGFVNGLAIVIFLAQLSQFQIPNAFGEMEWMQGSQLWIMLGLVAATMGTIHFLPKLTNAVPASLVAIVGVTLAVHLLGLDTRTVVDFVRSMTGDVNATIAGGLPAFSIPSVPFNLETLQIIFPYALVLAAIGLIESLLTLTVVDEMTGTRGHGNKECIGQGVANVTTGFFGGMGGCAMIGQSMINIRSGGRGRLSGITAALALLGFILFGSSLIEMIPLAALVGVMFMVVLGTFEWASLRMINKVPKADFFVIVLVSVVTVFTDLAVAVVIGVIVSALVFAWQHAKHIYVTTTSVDEDHKVYELDGPLFFGSAANFLDLFNPANDPKDVVIDFAKSRVSDHSAIEAIDTLAERYEKAGKTLHLKHLSSECRKLLSKAGSVVEVNLIEDPNYKVATDTLDN